Proteins encoded by one window of Equus przewalskii isolate Varuska chromosome 24, EquPr2, whole genome shotgun sequence:
- the SSX2IP gene encoding afadin- and alpha-actinin-binding protein isoform X4, whose product MGDWMTVTDPESKNISQNTSETKMSPSSLYSQQVLCSSIPLSKNVHSFFSAFCTEQNIEQSISYLDQELTTFGFPSLYEESKGKETKRELNIVAVLNCMNELLILQRKNLLAQENVETQNLKLGSDMDHLQSCYAKLKEQLETSRREMIGLQERDRQLQCKNRNLHQLLKNEKDEVQKLQNIIASRATQYNHDMKRKEREYNKLKERLHQLVMNKKDKKIAMEVLNYVGRADGKRGSWRTGKTEASFFLRNEDEMYKILLNDYEYRQKQILMENAELKKVLQQMKKEMISLLSPQKQKPRERADDGTGTVLSDVEEDAGELNRESMWDLSCETVREQLTNSIRKQWRILKSHVEKLDNQVSKVHLEGFNDEDVISRQDHEQETEKLELEIQQCKEMIKTQQQLLQQQLATACDDDTTSLLRDCYLLEEKERLKEEWSLFKEQKKNFEKERRSFTEAAIRLGLERKAFEEERASWLKQQFLNMTTFDHQNSENVKLFSAFSGSSDRDNLTVHSRPQQKKPHSVSNGSPACTSKLTKSLPASPSTSDFCQTRSCVSEHSSVNVLNISPEESKPNQVGRECTNPKWSVASRPGAREGCYSGCSVTCTNSHVEKDDLP is encoded by the exons ATGGGAGATTGGATGACTGTTACAGATCCAG aaagcaaaaatatCTCTCAAAATACCTCAGAAACAAAGATGTCTCCATCAAGTTTATACTCACAGCAAGTGCTATGTTCTTCAATACCTTTATCAAAAAATGTGCACAGTTTTTTCAGTGCCTTCTGCACAGAACAGAATATTGAACAAAGTATTTCATATCTGGATCAG GAATTGACTACTTTCGGGTTTCCTTCATTATATGAAGAATCCAAGggtaaagagacaaagagagaattaaatATAGTTGCTGTTTTAAATTGTATGAATGAGCTACTTATACTTCAGCGGAAGAACCTTCTAGCTCAGGAAAATGTGGAAACACAGAATCTGAAACTGGGAAGTGATATGGACCATCTGCAGAGCTGCTATGCAAAACTTAAG GAACAACTGGAAACCTCCAGGAGAGAAATGATTGGGCTTcaggaaagagacagacagtTACAATGCAAGAACCGGAATTTGCATCAgctactgaaaaatgaaaaagatgag GtgcagaaattacaaaatatcattGCAAGTCGAGCTACTCAGTATAATCATGATATGAAGAGAAAAGAGCGTGAATATAATAAGCTAAAGGAGCGTCTACATCAGCTTGTTATGAAcaagaaggataaaaaaatag CTATGGAGGTTTTAAATTATGTGGGGAGAGCTGATGGAAAAAGAGGCTCCTGGAGGACTGGTAAAACGGAAGCCAG TTTCTTTCTCAGGAATGAAGATGAAATGTATAAAATTCTCTTGAATGATTATGAATATCGCCAGAAACAAATCCTAATGGAAAATGCTGAACTTAAGAAGGTTCTTCagcaaatgaaaaaggaaatgatttctcttctttctccccaaaagcaGAAACCTAGAGAAAGAGCAGATGATGGTACAGGAACT GTTCTCTCTGATGTTGAGGAAGATGCTGGGGAACTGAATAGAGAGAGTATGTGGGACCTTTCCTGTGAAACTGTGAGAGAGCAGCTTACAAACAGCATCAGGAAACAGTGGAGAATTTTGAAAAGTCATGTAGAAAAACTTGATAACCAAG TTTCAAAGGTACACCTAGAAGGTTTTAATGATGAAGATGTAATCTCACGACAAGACCATGAGCAAGAAACTGAGAAGCTCGAGTTAGAAATTCAGCAGTGTAAAGAGATGATTAAAACCCAGCAGCAGCTTCTACAG cAGCAGCTTGCTACTGCGTGTGATGATGATACCACTTCACTGCTGCGAGACTGCTATTTGTTGGAAGAAAAGGAACGCCTCAAAGAAGAATGGTCCTTATTTAAAGagcaaaaaaagaattttgagaaagagAGACGAAGCTTTACAGAAGCCGCTATTCGGCTAGGATTGGAG AGAAAGGCATTTGAAGAAGAAAGAGCCAGTTGGTTAAAGCAACAGTTTTTAAATATGACTACCTTTGACCACCAGAACTCAGAAAATGTGAAACTTTTCAGTGCCTTCTCAGGAA gttcTGATCGGGACAATCTTACAGTGCACTCGAGGCCACAGCAGAAGAAGCCTCACAGTGTGTCTAAcgggtctccagcttgcacaTCCAAACTTACGAAATCTCTTCCCGCTTCTCCTTCTACTTCAGACTTTTGCCAGACACGTTCCTGTGTGTCTGAACATAG TTCAGTCAACGTGCTGAATATCTCTCCTGAAGAATCTAAACCAAATCAGGTTGGAAGAGAATGTACAAATCCGAAATGGAGCGTGGCGTCCAGACCTGGGGCGCGGGAAGGTTGCTATAGCGGATGCTCCGTGACCTGCACAAATTCTCATGTAGAAAAAGATGACTTACCTTAG
- the SSX2IP gene encoding afadin- and alpha-actinin-binding protein isoform X5 — MGDWMTVTDPGLSSESKNISQNTSETKMSPSSLYSQQVLCSSIPLSKNVHSFFSAFCTEQNIEQSISYLDQELTTFGFPSLYEESKGKETKRELNIVAVLNCMNELLILQRKNLLAQENVETQNLKLGSDMDHLQSCYAKLKEQLETSRREMIGLQERDRQLQCKNRNLHQLLKNEKDEVQKLQNIIASRATQYNHDMKRKEREYNKLKERLHQLVMNKKDKKIAMEVLNYVGRADGKRGSWRTGKTEARNEDEMYKILLNDYEYRQKQILMENAELKKVLQQMKKEMISLLSPQKQKPRERADDGTGTVLSDVEEDAGELNRESMWDLSCETVREQLTNSIRKQWRILKSHVEKLDNQVSKVHLEGFNDEDVISRQDHEQETEKLELEIQQCKEMIKTQQQLLQQLATACDDDTTSLLRDCYLLEEKERLKEEWSLFKEQKKNFEKERRSFTEAAIRLGLERKAFEEERASWLKQQFLNMTTFDHQNSENVKLFSAFSGSSDRDNLTVHSRPQQKKPHSVSNGSPACTSKLTKSLPASPSTSDFCQTRSCVSEHSSVNVLNISPEESKPNQVGRECTNPKWSVASRPGAREGCYSGCSVTCTNSHVEKDDLP, encoded by the exons ATGGGAGATTGGATGACTGTTACAGATCCAGGTCTGTCTTCAG aaagcaaaaatatCTCTCAAAATACCTCAGAAACAAAGATGTCTCCATCAAGTTTATACTCACAGCAAGTGCTATGTTCTTCAATACCTTTATCAAAAAATGTGCACAGTTTTTTCAGTGCCTTCTGCACAGAACAGAATATTGAACAAAGTATTTCATATCTGGATCAG GAATTGACTACTTTCGGGTTTCCTTCATTATATGAAGAATCCAAGggtaaagagacaaagagagaattaaatATAGTTGCTGTTTTAAATTGTATGAATGAGCTACTTATACTTCAGCGGAAGAACCTTCTAGCTCAGGAAAATGTGGAAACACAGAATCTGAAACTGGGAAGTGATATGGACCATCTGCAGAGCTGCTATGCAAAACTTAAG GAACAACTGGAAACCTCCAGGAGAGAAATGATTGGGCTTcaggaaagagacagacagtTACAATGCAAGAACCGGAATTTGCATCAgctactgaaaaatgaaaaagatgag GtgcagaaattacaaaatatcattGCAAGTCGAGCTACTCAGTATAATCATGATATGAAGAGAAAAGAGCGTGAATATAATAAGCTAAAGGAGCGTCTACATCAGCTTGTTATGAAcaagaaggataaaaaaatag CTATGGAGGTTTTAAATTATGTGGGGAGAGCTGATGGAAAAAGAGGCTCCTGGAGGACTGGTAAAACGGAAGCCAG GAATGAAGATGAAATGTATAAAATTCTCTTGAATGATTATGAATATCGCCAGAAACAAATCCTAATGGAAAATGCTGAACTTAAGAAGGTTCTTCagcaaatgaaaaaggaaatgatttctcttctttctccccaaaagcaGAAACCTAGAGAAAGAGCAGATGATGGTACAGGAACT GTTCTCTCTGATGTTGAGGAAGATGCTGGGGAACTGAATAGAGAGAGTATGTGGGACCTTTCCTGTGAAACTGTGAGAGAGCAGCTTACAAACAGCATCAGGAAACAGTGGAGAATTTTGAAAAGTCATGTAGAAAAACTTGATAACCAAG TTTCAAAGGTACACCTAGAAGGTTTTAATGATGAAGATGTAATCTCACGACAAGACCATGAGCAAGAAACTGAGAAGCTCGAGTTAGAAATTCAGCAGTGTAAAGAGATGATTAAAACCCAGCAGCAGCTTCTACAG CAGCTTGCTACTGCGTGTGATGATGATACCACTTCACTGCTGCGAGACTGCTATTTGTTGGAAGAAAAGGAACGCCTCAAAGAAGAATGGTCCTTATTTAAAGagcaaaaaaagaattttgagaaagagAGACGAAGCTTTACAGAAGCCGCTATTCGGCTAGGATTGGAG AGAAAGGCATTTGAAGAAGAAAGAGCCAGTTGGTTAAAGCAACAGTTTTTAAATATGACTACCTTTGACCACCAGAACTCAGAAAATGTGAAACTTTTCAGTGCCTTCTCAGGAA gttcTGATCGGGACAATCTTACAGTGCACTCGAGGCCACAGCAGAAGAAGCCTCACAGTGTGTCTAAcgggtctccagcttgcacaTCCAAACTTACGAAATCTCTTCCCGCTTCTCCTTCTACTTCAGACTTTTGCCAGACACGTTCCTGTGTGTCTGAACATAG TTCAGTCAACGTGCTGAATATCTCTCCTGAAGAATCTAAACCAAATCAGGTTGGAAGAGAATGTACAAATCCGAAATGGAGCGTGGCGTCCAGACCTGGGGCGCGGGAAGGTTGCTATAGCGGATGCTCCGTGACCTGCACAAATTCTCATGTAGAAAAAGATGACTTACCTTAG
- the SSX2IP gene encoding afadin- and alpha-actinin-binding protein isoform X1, whose protein sequence is MGDWMTVTDPGLSSESKNISQNTSETKMSPSSLYSQQVLCSSIPLSKNVHSFFSAFCTEQNIEQSISYLDQELTTFGFPSLYEESKGKETKRELNIVAVLNCMNELLILQRKNLLAQENVETQNLKLGSDMDHLQSCYAKLKEQLETSRREMIGLQERDRQLQCKNRNLHQLLKNEKDEVQKLQNIIASRATQYNHDMKRKEREYNKLKERLHQLVMNKKDKKIAMEVLNYVGRADGKRGSWRTGKTEASFFLRNEDEMYKILLNDYEYRQKQILMENAELKKVLQQMKKEMISLLSPQKQKPRERADDGTGTVLSDVEEDAGELNRESMWDLSCETVREQLTNSIRKQWRILKSHVEKLDNQVSKVHLEGFNDEDVISRQDHEQETEKLELEIQQCKEMIKTQQQLLQQQLATACDDDTTSLLRDCYLLEEKERLKEEWSLFKEQKKNFEKERRSFTEAAIRLGLERKAFEEERASWLKQQFLNMTTFDHQNSENVKLFSAFSGSSDRDNLTVHSRPQQKKPHSVSNGSPACTSKLTKSLPASPSTSDFCQTRSCVSEHSSVNVLNISPEESKPNQVGRECTNPKWSVASRPGAREGCYSGCSVTCTNSHVEKDDLP, encoded by the exons ATGGGAGATTGGATGACTGTTACAGATCCAGGTCTGTCTTCAG aaagcaaaaatatCTCTCAAAATACCTCAGAAACAAAGATGTCTCCATCAAGTTTATACTCACAGCAAGTGCTATGTTCTTCAATACCTTTATCAAAAAATGTGCACAGTTTTTTCAGTGCCTTCTGCACAGAACAGAATATTGAACAAAGTATTTCATATCTGGATCAG GAATTGACTACTTTCGGGTTTCCTTCATTATATGAAGAATCCAAGggtaaagagacaaagagagaattaaatATAGTTGCTGTTTTAAATTGTATGAATGAGCTACTTATACTTCAGCGGAAGAACCTTCTAGCTCAGGAAAATGTGGAAACACAGAATCTGAAACTGGGAAGTGATATGGACCATCTGCAGAGCTGCTATGCAAAACTTAAG GAACAACTGGAAACCTCCAGGAGAGAAATGATTGGGCTTcaggaaagagacagacagtTACAATGCAAGAACCGGAATTTGCATCAgctactgaaaaatgaaaaagatgag GtgcagaaattacaaaatatcattGCAAGTCGAGCTACTCAGTATAATCATGATATGAAGAGAAAAGAGCGTGAATATAATAAGCTAAAGGAGCGTCTACATCAGCTTGTTATGAAcaagaaggataaaaaaatag CTATGGAGGTTTTAAATTATGTGGGGAGAGCTGATGGAAAAAGAGGCTCCTGGAGGACTGGTAAAACGGAAGCCAG TTTCTTTCTCAGGAATGAAGATGAAATGTATAAAATTCTCTTGAATGATTATGAATATCGCCAGAAACAAATCCTAATGGAAAATGCTGAACTTAAGAAGGTTCTTCagcaaatgaaaaaggaaatgatttctcttctttctccccaaaagcaGAAACCTAGAGAAAGAGCAGATGATGGTACAGGAACT GTTCTCTCTGATGTTGAGGAAGATGCTGGGGAACTGAATAGAGAGAGTATGTGGGACCTTTCCTGTGAAACTGTGAGAGAGCAGCTTACAAACAGCATCAGGAAACAGTGGAGAATTTTGAAAAGTCATGTAGAAAAACTTGATAACCAAG TTTCAAAGGTACACCTAGAAGGTTTTAATGATGAAGATGTAATCTCACGACAAGACCATGAGCAAGAAACTGAGAAGCTCGAGTTAGAAATTCAGCAGTGTAAAGAGATGATTAAAACCCAGCAGCAGCTTCTACAG cAGCAGCTTGCTACTGCGTGTGATGATGATACCACTTCACTGCTGCGAGACTGCTATTTGTTGGAAGAAAAGGAACGCCTCAAAGAAGAATGGTCCTTATTTAAAGagcaaaaaaagaattttgagaaagagAGACGAAGCTTTACAGAAGCCGCTATTCGGCTAGGATTGGAG AGAAAGGCATTTGAAGAAGAAAGAGCCAGTTGGTTAAAGCAACAGTTTTTAAATATGACTACCTTTGACCACCAGAACTCAGAAAATGTGAAACTTTTCAGTGCCTTCTCAGGAA gttcTGATCGGGACAATCTTACAGTGCACTCGAGGCCACAGCAGAAGAAGCCTCACAGTGTGTCTAAcgggtctccagcttgcacaTCCAAACTTACGAAATCTCTTCCCGCTTCTCCTTCTACTTCAGACTTTTGCCAGACACGTTCCTGTGTGTCTGAACATAG TTCAGTCAACGTGCTGAATATCTCTCCTGAAGAATCTAAACCAAATCAGGTTGGAAGAGAATGTACAAATCCGAAATGGAGCGTGGCGTCCAGACCTGGGGCGCGGGAAGGTTGCTATAGCGGATGCTCCGTGACCTGCACAAATTCTCATGTAGAAAAAGATGACTTACCTTAG
- the SSX2IP gene encoding afadin- and alpha-actinin-binding protein isoform X2 has translation MGDWMTVTDPGLSSESKNISQNTSETKMSPSSLYSQQVLCSSIPLSKNVHSFFSAFCTEQNIEQSISYLDQELTTFGFPSLYEESKGKETKRELNIVAVLNCMNELLILQRKNLLAQENVETQNLKLGSDMDHLQSCYAKLKEQLETSRREMIGLQERDRQLQCKNRNLHQLLKNEKDEVQKLQNIIASRATQYNHDMKRKEREYNKLKERLHQLVMNKKDKKIAMEVLNYVGRADGKRGSWRTGKTEASFFLRNEDEMYKILLNDYEYRQKQILMENAELKKVLQQMKKEMISLLSPQKQKPRERADDGTGTVLSDVEEDAGELNRESMWDLSCETVREQLTNSIRKQWRILKSHVEKLDNQVSKVHLEGFNDEDVISRQDHEQETEKLELEIQQCKEMIKTQQQLLQQLATACDDDTTSLLRDCYLLEEKERLKEEWSLFKEQKKNFEKERRSFTEAAIRLGLERKAFEEERASWLKQQFLNMTTFDHQNSENVKLFSAFSGSSDRDNLTVHSRPQQKKPHSVSNGSPACTSKLTKSLPASPSTSDFCQTRSCVSEHSSVNVLNISPEESKPNQVGRECTNPKWSVASRPGAREGCYSGCSVTCTNSHVEKDDLP, from the exons ATGGGAGATTGGATGACTGTTACAGATCCAGGTCTGTCTTCAG aaagcaaaaatatCTCTCAAAATACCTCAGAAACAAAGATGTCTCCATCAAGTTTATACTCACAGCAAGTGCTATGTTCTTCAATACCTTTATCAAAAAATGTGCACAGTTTTTTCAGTGCCTTCTGCACAGAACAGAATATTGAACAAAGTATTTCATATCTGGATCAG GAATTGACTACTTTCGGGTTTCCTTCATTATATGAAGAATCCAAGggtaaagagacaaagagagaattaaatATAGTTGCTGTTTTAAATTGTATGAATGAGCTACTTATACTTCAGCGGAAGAACCTTCTAGCTCAGGAAAATGTGGAAACACAGAATCTGAAACTGGGAAGTGATATGGACCATCTGCAGAGCTGCTATGCAAAACTTAAG GAACAACTGGAAACCTCCAGGAGAGAAATGATTGGGCTTcaggaaagagacagacagtTACAATGCAAGAACCGGAATTTGCATCAgctactgaaaaatgaaaaagatgag GtgcagaaattacaaaatatcattGCAAGTCGAGCTACTCAGTATAATCATGATATGAAGAGAAAAGAGCGTGAATATAATAAGCTAAAGGAGCGTCTACATCAGCTTGTTATGAAcaagaaggataaaaaaatag CTATGGAGGTTTTAAATTATGTGGGGAGAGCTGATGGAAAAAGAGGCTCCTGGAGGACTGGTAAAACGGAAGCCAG TTTCTTTCTCAGGAATGAAGATGAAATGTATAAAATTCTCTTGAATGATTATGAATATCGCCAGAAACAAATCCTAATGGAAAATGCTGAACTTAAGAAGGTTCTTCagcaaatgaaaaaggaaatgatttctcttctttctccccaaaagcaGAAACCTAGAGAAAGAGCAGATGATGGTACAGGAACT GTTCTCTCTGATGTTGAGGAAGATGCTGGGGAACTGAATAGAGAGAGTATGTGGGACCTTTCCTGTGAAACTGTGAGAGAGCAGCTTACAAACAGCATCAGGAAACAGTGGAGAATTTTGAAAAGTCATGTAGAAAAACTTGATAACCAAG TTTCAAAGGTACACCTAGAAGGTTTTAATGATGAAGATGTAATCTCACGACAAGACCATGAGCAAGAAACTGAGAAGCTCGAGTTAGAAATTCAGCAGTGTAAAGAGATGATTAAAACCCAGCAGCAGCTTCTACAG CAGCTTGCTACTGCGTGTGATGATGATACCACTTCACTGCTGCGAGACTGCTATTTGTTGGAAGAAAAGGAACGCCTCAAAGAAGAATGGTCCTTATTTAAAGagcaaaaaaagaattttgagaaagagAGACGAAGCTTTACAGAAGCCGCTATTCGGCTAGGATTGGAG AGAAAGGCATTTGAAGAAGAAAGAGCCAGTTGGTTAAAGCAACAGTTTTTAAATATGACTACCTTTGACCACCAGAACTCAGAAAATGTGAAACTTTTCAGTGCCTTCTCAGGAA gttcTGATCGGGACAATCTTACAGTGCACTCGAGGCCACAGCAGAAGAAGCCTCACAGTGTGTCTAAcgggtctccagcttgcacaTCCAAACTTACGAAATCTCTTCCCGCTTCTCCTTCTACTTCAGACTTTTGCCAGACACGTTCCTGTGTGTCTGAACATAG TTCAGTCAACGTGCTGAATATCTCTCCTGAAGAATCTAAACCAAATCAGGTTGGAAGAGAATGTACAAATCCGAAATGGAGCGTGGCGTCCAGACCTGGGGCGCGGGAAGGTTGCTATAGCGGATGCTCCGTGACCTGCACAAATTCTCATGTAGAAAAAGATGACTTACCTTAG
- the SSX2IP gene encoding afadin- and alpha-actinin-binding protein isoform X8 yields the protein MGDWMTVTDPESKNISQNTSETKMSPSSLYSQQVLCSSIPLSKNVHSFFSAFCTEQNIEQSISYLDQELTTFGFPSLYEESKGKETKRELNIVAVLNCMNELLILQRKNLLAQENVETQNLKLGSDMDHLQSCYAKLKEQLETSRREMIGLQERDRQLQCKNRNLHQLLKNEKDEVQKLQNIIASRATQYNHDMKRKEREYNKLKERLHQLVMNKKDKKIAMEVLNYVGRADGKRGSWRTGKTEARNEDEMYKILLNDYEYRQKQILMENAELKKVLQQMKKEMISLLSPQKQKPRERADDGTGTVLSDVEEDAGELNRESMWDLSCETVREQLTNSIRKQWRILKSHVEKLDNQVSKVHLEGFNDEDVISRQDHEQETEKLELEIQQCKEMIKTQQQLLQQLATACDDDTTSLLRDCYLLEEKERLKEEWSLFKEQKKNFEKERRSFTEAAIRLGLERKAFEEERASWLKQQFLNMTTFDHQNSENVKLFSAFSGSSDRDNLTVHSRPQQKKPHSVSNGSPACTSKLTKSLPASPSTSDFCQTRSCVSEHSSVNVLNISPEESKPNQVGRECTNPKWSVASRPGAREGCYSGCSVTCTNSHVEKDDLP from the exons ATGGGAGATTGGATGACTGTTACAGATCCAG aaagcaaaaatatCTCTCAAAATACCTCAGAAACAAAGATGTCTCCATCAAGTTTATACTCACAGCAAGTGCTATGTTCTTCAATACCTTTATCAAAAAATGTGCACAGTTTTTTCAGTGCCTTCTGCACAGAACAGAATATTGAACAAAGTATTTCATATCTGGATCAG GAATTGACTACTTTCGGGTTTCCTTCATTATATGAAGAATCCAAGggtaaagagacaaagagagaattaaatATAGTTGCTGTTTTAAATTGTATGAATGAGCTACTTATACTTCAGCGGAAGAACCTTCTAGCTCAGGAAAATGTGGAAACACAGAATCTGAAACTGGGAAGTGATATGGACCATCTGCAGAGCTGCTATGCAAAACTTAAG GAACAACTGGAAACCTCCAGGAGAGAAATGATTGGGCTTcaggaaagagacagacagtTACAATGCAAGAACCGGAATTTGCATCAgctactgaaaaatgaaaaagatgag GtgcagaaattacaaaatatcattGCAAGTCGAGCTACTCAGTATAATCATGATATGAAGAGAAAAGAGCGTGAATATAATAAGCTAAAGGAGCGTCTACATCAGCTTGTTATGAAcaagaaggataaaaaaatag CTATGGAGGTTTTAAATTATGTGGGGAGAGCTGATGGAAAAAGAGGCTCCTGGAGGACTGGTAAAACGGAAGCCAG GAATGAAGATGAAATGTATAAAATTCTCTTGAATGATTATGAATATCGCCAGAAACAAATCCTAATGGAAAATGCTGAACTTAAGAAGGTTCTTCagcaaatgaaaaaggaaatgatttctcttctttctccccaaaagcaGAAACCTAGAGAAAGAGCAGATGATGGTACAGGAACT GTTCTCTCTGATGTTGAGGAAGATGCTGGGGAACTGAATAGAGAGAGTATGTGGGACCTTTCCTGTGAAACTGTGAGAGAGCAGCTTACAAACAGCATCAGGAAACAGTGGAGAATTTTGAAAAGTCATGTAGAAAAACTTGATAACCAAG TTTCAAAGGTACACCTAGAAGGTTTTAATGATGAAGATGTAATCTCACGACAAGACCATGAGCAAGAAACTGAGAAGCTCGAGTTAGAAATTCAGCAGTGTAAAGAGATGATTAAAACCCAGCAGCAGCTTCTACAG CAGCTTGCTACTGCGTGTGATGATGATACCACTTCACTGCTGCGAGACTGCTATTTGTTGGAAGAAAAGGAACGCCTCAAAGAAGAATGGTCCTTATTTAAAGagcaaaaaaagaattttgagaaagagAGACGAAGCTTTACAGAAGCCGCTATTCGGCTAGGATTGGAG AGAAAGGCATTTGAAGAAGAAAGAGCCAGTTGGTTAAAGCAACAGTTTTTAAATATGACTACCTTTGACCACCAGAACTCAGAAAATGTGAAACTTTTCAGTGCCTTCTCAGGAA gttcTGATCGGGACAATCTTACAGTGCACTCGAGGCCACAGCAGAAGAAGCCTCACAGTGTGTCTAAcgggtctccagcttgcacaTCCAAACTTACGAAATCTCTTCCCGCTTCTCCTTCTACTTCAGACTTTTGCCAGACACGTTCCTGTGTGTCTGAACATAG TTCAGTCAACGTGCTGAATATCTCTCCTGAAGAATCTAAACCAAATCAGGTTGGAAGAGAATGTACAAATCCGAAATGGAGCGTGGCGTCCAGACCTGGGGCGCGGGAAGGTTGCTATAGCGGATGCTCCGTGACCTGCACAAATTCTCATGTAGAAAAAGATGACTTACCTTAG